A genomic stretch from Primulina huaijiensis isolate GDHJ02 chromosome 14, ASM1229523v2, whole genome shotgun sequence includes:
- the LOC140957100 gene encoding branched-chain-amino-acid aminotransferase-like protein 1 isoform X2, protein MAEEGREVEVIHMWSTPRSVSTSLMYSFAQRDDMEVLDEPLYPNYLRVTGAARPYREELLSKSESDGNKVVKEIIYGPGKKKYRFCKHIASQRLPGLPAELMKRGKHFLLIRNPLDVLTSYDKVTPPSHIALGYEIMVSIYSELCNQGKSPSIIDSDLLREDPEPTLRGLCDDLGISFQAAMLKWESGPKPFDGMWASYWYKNTHRSTGFERPRKYSSPFPSSLYNLLEQSLHFYNLLKLYMRQTATKPLPSKFPVPANEKLLVWVGDEILPRESAKVSVFDSVVQGGDAVWEGLRVYDGKVFKLEEHLDRLFDSAKALAFGNIPTREQVKEAIFKTLIRNGMFNNAHIRLTLTRGKKVTSGMSPAFNLCGCTLIVLAEWKPPVYNNSSGITLVSATTRRNSPNNLDSKIHHNNLLNNILAKIEGNNSHADDAIMLDKDGYVSETNATNIFLVKKGHVATPHADYCLPGITRATVMDLMVNENLDFEERRISLSEFHTADEVFTAGTMGELTPVIQIDGRTVGDGKVGPVTQRLQNAYKKLTADSGVPIPTYQKP, encoded by the exons ATGGCGGAGGAAGGACGAGAAGTCGAGGTGATACACATGTGGTCTACGCCGAGGTCTGTCAGTACAAGCCTCATGTATTCTTTCGCTCAG AGAGATGACATGGAAGTCCTTGATGAACCCCTCTATCCAAATTATTTGCGTGTGACAGGAGCGGCAAGGCCCTACAGGGAAGAACTCCTGTCAAAATCG GAATCAGATGGAAATAAGGTCGTGAAAGAGATCATTTATGGCCCTGGGAAAAAGAAGTACAGATTTTGCAAG CACATTGCTAGTCAGCGATTGCCTGGTCTACCAGCTGAGTTAATGAAGAGAGGAAAACACTTCTTATTGATAAGGAATCCGCTTGATGTGCTG ACATCCTATGACAAGGTAACTCCCCCATCACACATTGCTTTGGGGTATGAAATAATGGTCTCCATTTACAGCGAGCTCTGTAATCAAGGGAAATCTCCTTCTATCATTGATTCAGATCTGCTTCGAGAAGATCCCGAG CCTACTTTACGTGGCCTATGTGACGATCTTGGTATTTCATTTCAAGCTGCGATGCTCAA ATGGGAATCCGGGCCAAAACCATTCGATGGCATGTGGGCATCCTATTGGTACAAAAATACGCATAGATCGACAGGATTTGAACGGCCGAGGAAGTATTCTTCT CCATTTCCATCATCTTTGTACAACTTGCTGGAGCAAAGCTTGCATTTCTACAATTTGCTTAAGCTCTACATGAGGCAGACCGCTACAAAACCCCTCCCTTCAAAATTTCCTGTTCCTGCCAATGAAAAGTTACTTGTTTGGGTTGGTGATGAGATATTGCCCCGTGAAAGTGCAAAG GTTTCAGTGTTTGACTCCGTTGTCCAAGGTGGTGATGCAGTTTGGGAGGGTCTTCGTGTTTATGATGGGAAGGTATTCAAATTGGAGGAGCATTTAGATAG GTTGTTTGACTCGGCAAAAGCTCTAGCATTCGGCAATATACCAACTCGTGAACAG GTGAAGGAAgcgatttttaaaactttaataagGAATGGCATGTTCAATAATGCACATATTAGACTGACTTTGACTCGTGGGAAGAAG GTTACTTCTGGAATGAGCCCAGCGTTCAACCTATGTGGATGTACCTTGATAG TTCTTGCTGAATGGAAGCCTCCAGTATATAACAATTCAAGTGGTATAACTTTGGTGTCAGCAACCACACGCCGTAATTCACCAAAT AATTTGGATTCAAAAATTCACCACAACAACCTCCTAAACAATATTCTTGCTAAG ATAGAAGGGAATAATTCACATGCCGATGACGCCATCATGCTTGACAAAGATGGCTATGTGTCAGAAACTAATGCAACGAACATA TTTCTGGTGAAGAAAGGCCATGTAGCAACTCCCCATGCTGATTATTGTCTTCCTGGCATAACACGGGCAACA GTCATGGACCTTATGGTCAATGAAAACTTGGATTTTGAGGAGCGGAGAATTAGTTTATCAGAGTTCCACACGGCAGATGAG GTATTCACTGCAGGAACCATGGGAGAACTTACTCCG GTTATTCAAATCGATGGCCGCACAGTTGGTGATGGTAAAGTGGGTCCTGTCACTCAAAGATTACAAAATGCTTATAAAAAGTTGACTGCAGATTCAGGCGTCCCTATACCCACTTATCAAAAGCCTTGA
- the LOC140957100 gene encoding branched-chain-amino-acid aminotransferase-like protein 1 isoform X1, translated as MAEEGREVEVIHMWSTPRSVSTSLMYSFAQRDDMEVLDEPLYPNYLRVTGAARPYREELLSKSESDGNKVVKEIIYGPGKKKYRFCKHIASQRLPGLPAELMKRGKHFLLIRNPLDVLTSYDKVTPPSHIALGYEIMVSIYSELCNQGKSPSIIDSDLLREDPEVSKSSLKYEIPTLRGLCDDLGISFQAAMLKWESGPKPFDGMWASYWYKNTHRSTGFERPRKYSSPFPSSLYNLLEQSLHFYNLLKLYMRQTATKPLPSKFPVPANEKLLVWVGDEILPRESAKVSVFDSVVQGGDAVWEGLRVYDGKVFKLEEHLDRLFDSAKALAFGNIPTREQVKEAIFKTLIRNGMFNNAHIRLTLTRGKKVTSGMSPAFNLCGCTLIVLAEWKPPVYNNSSGITLVSATTRRNSPNNLDSKIHHNNLLNNILAKIEGNNSHADDAIMLDKDGYVSETNATNIFLVKKGHVATPHADYCLPGITRATVMDLMVNENLDFEERRISLSEFHTADEVFTAGTMGELTPVIQIDGRTVGDGKVGPVTQRLQNAYKKLTADSGVPIPTYQKP; from the exons ATGGCGGAGGAAGGACGAGAAGTCGAGGTGATACACATGTGGTCTACGCCGAGGTCTGTCAGTACAAGCCTCATGTATTCTTTCGCTCAG AGAGATGACATGGAAGTCCTTGATGAACCCCTCTATCCAAATTATTTGCGTGTGACAGGAGCGGCAAGGCCCTACAGGGAAGAACTCCTGTCAAAATCG GAATCAGATGGAAATAAGGTCGTGAAAGAGATCATTTATGGCCCTGGGAAAAAGAAGTACAGATTTTGCAAG CACATTGCTAGTCAGCGATTGCCTGGTCTACCAGCTGAGTTAATGAAGAGAGGAAAACACTTCTTATTGATAAGGAATCCGCTTGATGTGCTG ACATCCTATGACAAGGTAACTCCCCCATCACACATTGCTTTGGGGTATGAAATAATGGTCTCCATTTACAGCGAGCTCTGTAATCAAGGGAAATCTCCTTCTATCATTGATTCAGATCTGCTTCGAGAAGATCCCGAGGTTTCAAAGAGTTCTCTAAAATATGAAATT CCTACTTTACGTGGCCTATGTGACGATCTTGGTATTTCATTTCAAGCTGCGATGCTCAA ATGGGAATCCGGGCCAAAACCATTCGATGGCATGTGGGCATCCTATTGGTACAAAAATACGCATAGATCGACAGGATTTGAACGGCCGAGGAAGTATTCTTCT CCATTTCCATCATCTTTGTACAACTTGCTGGAGCAAAGCTTGCATTTCTACAATTTGCTTAAGCTCTACATGAGGCAGACCGCTACAAAACCCCTCCCTTCAAAATTTCCTGTTCCTGCCAATGAAAAGTTACTTGTTTGGGTTGGTGATGAGATATTGCCCCGTGAAAGTGCAAAG GTTTCAGTGTTTGACTCCGTTGTCCAAGGTGGTGATGCAGTTTGGGAGGGTCTTCGTGTTTATGATGGGAAGGTATTCAAATTGGAGGAGCATTTAGATAG GTTGTTTGACTCGGCAAAAGCTCTAGCATTCGGCAATATACCAACTCGTGAACAG GTGAAGGAAgcgatttttaaaactttaataagGAATGGCATGTTCAATAATGCACATATTAGACTGACTTTGACTCGTGGGAAGAAG GTTACTTCTGGAATGAGCCCAGCGTTCAACCTATGTGGATGTACCTTGATAG TTCTTGCTGAATGGAAGCCTCCAGTATATAACAATTCAAGTGGTATAACTTTGGTGTCAGCAACCACACGCCGTAATTCACCAAAT AATTTGGATTCAAAAATTCACCACAACAACCTCCTAAACAATATTCTTGCTAAG ATAGAAGGGAATAATTCACATGCCGATGACGCCATCATGCTTGACAAAGATGGCTATGTGTCAGAAACTAATGCAACGAACATA TTTCTGGTGAAGAAAGGCCATGTAGCAACTCCCCATGCTGATTATTGTCTTCCTGGCATAACACGGGCAACA GTCATGGACCTTATGGTCAATGAAAACTTGGATTTTGAGGAGCGGAGAATTAGTTTATCAGAGTTCCACACGGCAGATGAG GTATTCACTGCAGGAACCATGGGAGAACTTACTCCG GTTATTCAAATCGATGGCCGCACAGTTGGTGATGGTAAAGTGGGTCCTGTCACTCAAAGATTACAAAATGCTTATAAAAAGTTGACTGCAGATTCAGGCGTCCCTATACCCACTTATCAAAAGCCTTGA